In one window of Oscillospiraceae bacterium DNA:
- a CDS encoding sugar ABC transporter permease: MENKNLKAWLYLIPAVLFLAAFMVYPLIDVFVYSFEEGYNSASQTFFGVGTYNYSYVLRDPYFLQAVQNTIILVIITVPVSTALALLISVGLSSIKPLRNLFQTVYFLPYVTNTLAVGLVFMILFKKTPYTDGLVNLILKFLGTNPIDFIDGPYWAKMFVLCFYTVWVVLPFKILILTSALASVNKDYYSAARVDGTPKIRIFTKITLPMISPMLFYLIITGFIGAFKAYSDAVALFGTDLNASQMNTIVGYVYDMLYGDSGGYPSYASAAAIILFAIVLTITCINLIVSKKHVHY; the protein is encoded by the coding sequence ATGGAAAATAAGAATTTAAAAGCCTGGCTGTATCTTATACCCGCGGTTCTGTTTCTTGCCGCATTCATGGTATATCCGCTTATAGACGTGTTTGTATACTCCTTTGAAGAGGGCTACAATTCCGCTTCCCAGACGTTTTTCGGAGTAGGTACGTATAACTATTCTTATGTGTTGCGTGACCCGTATTTTTTGCAGGCGGTGCAGAATACCATAATACTGGTTATAATAACCGTTCCCGTTTCCACCGCTCTTGCACTTCTTATTTCTGTTGGGCTGAGTTCAATCAAGCCGCTCAGGAATCTTTTTCAGACAGTCTATTTTCTTCCGTATGTGACCAATACACTGGCGGTAGGCTTGGTTTTTATGATACTTTTCAAAAAAACGCCCTACACCGACGGACTTGTAAACCTTATACTGAAATTCTTGGGTACAAATCCCATTGACTTTATTGACGGACCATACTGGGCAAAAATGTTTGTTCTGTGCTTTTACACTGTCTGGGTGGTATTGCCGTTTAAAATTCTCATTCTTACAAGTGCTCTCGCTTCCGTTAACAAAGACTATTACAGCGCTGCACGTGTGGACGGAACACCGAAAATCAGAATATTTACAAAAATCACACTGCCAATGATTTCACCAATGCTGTTTTATCTTATTATTACAGGCTTTATCGGAGCATTCAAGGCGTACAGCGATGCGGTTGCGCTTTTTGGTACCGATCTCAATGCATCGCAAATGAACACCATAGTTGGCTATGTATATGATATGCTTTACGGTGACAGCGGCGGTTATCCTTCATATGCTTCTGCGGCGGCGATAATACTTTTTGCTATTGTTCTGACAATCACCTGCATAAATCTCATAGTCAGCAAAAAGCACGTTCACTATTGA
- a CDS encoding carbohydrate ABC transporter permease has protein sequence MHNNMNYNSIQKTTNLRKTAFNIVVYTLLSIWAMLVLFPFYWMVLTSVKGYGAYNSEYIPQFFTLSPTLENYYQAFGAVPLAKYFVNTLVFTVLTTTIMLVVIIPAAFAFARLQFRGKNLVFTLFLSLMMIPNELVVITNFVTITNLELRNTFTGLILPSVTSVFYIYLLKENFAQIPDELYYAAKVDGTSDMKYLLRVMMPICRPTIVTVTILKVIECWNSYVWPRLITDNPDYYLVSNGIQEIRENGFGRENIPAMMAAVVVISVPLIILFLIFRRKIMEGVARGGTKG, from the coding sequence ATGCATAATAATATGAATTACAATTCTATACAAAAAACCACAAATCTGAGAAAAACGGCTTTTAATATAGTTGTATATACGCTTCTGAGCATATGGGCAATGTTGGTGCTTTTTCCGTTTTACTGGATGGTGCTTACTTCGGTGAAGGGCTATGGAGCATATAACTCGGAATATATTCCGCAGTTTTTCACTCTTTCTCCTACACTCGAAAATTATTATCAGGCATTCGGCGCGGTACCGTTGGCAAAATATTTTGTCAACACCCTTGTTTTCACGGTACTTACCACGACTATCATGCTGGTAGTGATAATACCTGCCGCTTTCGCCTTTGCCAGACTTCAGTTCAGAGGAAAAAATCTTGTATTCACATTGTTCCTGTCGCTGATGATGATACCGAATGAGCTTGTCGTCATAACAAATTTTGTTACTATAACCAACCTCGAACTCAGAAATACTTTTACAGGACTTATCCTTCCGTCCGTGACATCTGTTTTCTACATTTATCTTCTGAAAGAAAACTTCGCACAGATCCCCGATGAACTGTATTACGCTGCCAAGGTGGACGGCACTTCGGATATGAAATATCTTTTAAGGGTCATGATGCCCATCTGCCGACCTACCATTGTTACCGTCACTATTCTGAAAGTAATAGAGTGCTGGAACTCATATGTGTGGCCGAGACTTATAACCGATAATCCTGATTACTATCTTGTTTCCAACGGTATACAGGAAATACGGGAAAATGGCTTCGGACGTGAAAATATTCCTGCTATGATGGCGGCAGTGGTGGTAATATCCGTACCGCTTATAATACTGTTTCTTATATTCCGCAGGAAAATAATGGAGGGCGTAGCGAGAGGGGGCACCAAAGGATGA